In Brassica napus cultivar Da-Ae unplaced genomic scaffold, Da-Ae ScsIHWf_1095;HRSCAF=1559, whole genome shotgun sequence, the genomic stretch ATGTGGCCAACCCGTTAAAGATGTCCAGAGTTATAAATCGTAAGGGTGGAAAGACGGCGACCATTCATTTTGATTATGAGCAGCTGCAGAAGAGATGTTTTACTTGTAAGCGTCTCAATCATGAAAAGAGCATCTGTCCGATTGAAATCAGGAAACGTCAAGAGGAATCTCAAGCTAGAAGAAACAGAGCTAAAGTAGCGTTACAGAAGGCCCCTGCTGCAACACTAAATCTGGAGGATCCTCTTTATGGTGTTCTGGAAGAGTCTCAGGTTGGCTTGGATCAGCTTTCAGGGAGACCAAGAATCGCAAAAGAGGTTATGGATGAAATGAGGAGGTATATGCTGGCTGATACAGGGGAAGACAGAGCAATCAAGGTGGATAAATTGAGAAGTACAGTCAAAGAGGCTGAAGCTGATCCAAGAGCTCAACGTTCTGTTCTGCGTTTAGAAGCTGCCCCCATGGTTACTTCTGATTTAAACAAAGGAAAAGGGTTGGTATTTGATTACAGTGAGAAAAGTCAAAAGAAGGTCTCATTTGATTTAAATGTCAATCCCAACAAGCTTATGGCGGGAGCGTTTAAAGCCTTCAAACCTCAGGTCACTCTTAGTGAGCCGGTGTTGGAGCTTGGTTTCTTCGACGACAGTAGTGAAGCCAGTGTGCATAATCCTTTCTTTGATAGTTCAACGGTTTTCCGTGTAGGTTCCCCTGAGCCTAGATCTTCCGGGACTATCAAGAAGAGTAGTTATGTGCGCAGGCGTCCTCCTAAAGGGTTAAGGAATAAGTTATCTTCAGGTCTGATGGTACAACAATTTGATGATGGTGAAGACAGAAGAGAGGGTAAGCAGGAAATGAGTAGTAGAAAGAGGAAGAAAGTGGTGCAAGAAATGGGTGGAAGGTCAAACAATAAGGCGCAATGCCTTAAGGCGATCCCAAGTGAGGGATCGCCCAACGCCCAATGAGCATAATCAGCTGGAATTGTCAGGGCTTGGGGCGGCCTCAAGGTCTGACAATTCAACGTCTTCGGGAGATGCGTCAAAAAATCTTCCCGGAGATTCTTTTTTTGATGGAAACGAAGAACTGTCGCGATGTTTTGGTAGATACTCAGGTGTGGTTGGGGTATGATCGTGTTTATACAGTTAGCCCTGATGGCCTTAGTGGAGGCcttgcaataaaaaaaaagaaaaacatgaagATGGATGTAAAATTGCAGATAAAAACATTTTGGACTGTTTGGTACAGTATGGAGAGATtaccttttttctttcttgtataTATGGAGATCCGATCATCGAGGGGCGTAATGAGGTGTGGGAAAGACTTAACCGAATTGGAACTAATCGCAAAGAACCGTGGTGCCTCATTGGGGACTTCAATGAGATTCTAAATAATGAAGAGAAATCAGGTGGTCCAAGACGGTCTGAGGCTTCTTTCTTGCCCTTTGCAGACATGTTGAAGAATTGTGGTATGGAGGAACTGTCTAGTAGGGGCGACAAGCTGACTTGGGGTGGCAAAAGATGGAATAAATGGATTCAGTGCGCCTTAGACAGGAGCTTTGGAAATGAAGAATGGTTCAAGATATTTCCGGGCTCGAACCAAATTTTTTTGGAGAAGCGCGGTTCTGATCACAGACCTGTTTGGTTAAACTTCTATGCTAACCATGAGGCTTTCAAAGGTCAGTTCAGATTTGATAAGAAGTTCCTAATCCAACATGATGTGAAGAAACAGATTAGCATAGCTTGGGCGAGGAACTGTAATGGTCGACATCAATCAGTGTCTCAGAGAATAAGAAATTGTAGAAATGCTCTCAGCCGGTGGAAGAGACAATCTGTCTACAATTCTCAAGACAAGATTCGTTTGTTGCAAGAAAGACTAGAATGGATGCAATCAAGAGATTATCCTTGTTTTTTCATGATTAATATCATTAAGAAGGATTTGATTAAGGCCTATAAGGAAGAGGAACTCTTTTGGAAACAAAAGAGCAGGGATAAGTGGATGATTCATGGGGACCGTTGCTCTAAATTTTTCCACTCTTCGGTCAAAACAAGCAGATCCAGAAACCTGATTGATAAGTTGAAGGACAAGAATGGAAAGGATCAATGGTCGGAAGGCGCCAAAGCTGAAGTTGCTATTGACTATTTCTCGACTCTTTTCCGTTCTTCTAATCCTCGGTCCTACACTCCAGTGCTGGAAAGTATGGTTCCAAAAGTCTCTGATTCGATGAATGACGTCCTCTCAAGAGACATTTCTAAAGAGGAGGTTAGGGAAGCGATCTTTTCAATTGATCCAGACAGTGCGCCTGGTCCTGACGGCATGACTGGACTCTTCTTTCAACGGCATTGGGATCTTGTAGGAGAGCAGATCACCAGTGAGATACAAGAGGTCTTTCAGACGGTTTCTCTCCCTAGAGATTGGAACTTCACATACATTTGCCTTCTTCCCAAAATTAATGACCCGGAGTTCATGAAGGATTTAAGGCCCATCAGTTTATGCTCTGTGTTGTACAAATCCGTCTCAAAAATTTTGGTAAGAAGGCTTCAACCTTTCTTACAGGACATTATCTCGTCCAATCAATCTGCTTTCGTTAGGGATCGTCTCATATCTGATAACATAGTCATAGCACACGAAGCGGTTCACGCCCTCAAAAGGCATCATCCAATATCTCAGGAGATGATGGCGGTGAAAACCGATATGTCGAAAGCATACGATCGTGTGGAATGGAGTTATCTTAGGAGTCTGATGTTGGCACTGGGATTTAGCTTGAAGTGGGTTGACTGGGTGATGATGTGTGTTACATCAGTATCCTTTGCGGTTCTTATTAATGATCAACCATTTGGGTTGATAAATCCACAGAGAGGATTACGCCAAGGCGATCCGTTGTCAccatttttgtttgttctctGCACTGAGGGGCTTACGCATCTACTTAATGTGGCGGAGAGAAATGGTTTGATCAGTGGAATGCAATTTTCAGAGGAGGGTCCAACTATTTCCCATCTCTTGTTTGCTGACGACAGCTTGTTCCTTTGTAAAGCATCAGTGAGCGAAGCTTCAGTGCTACAAAGAATCCTCACTTTCTATGGTGAGGCTACTGGGCAGACAATTAACCGTGAGAAATCTTCCATTTCTTTTGGTGACAAGGTCGGTGAAGAATCAAGAGCAGCAATTCAACATACTCTTGGTATTTCCAATCAAGGGGGAGCAAGCAAATATTTGGGCCTCCCAGAGTGTTTTTCGGGTTCGAAGGTTGATCTATTTTCTTATCTGAAAGACAAAACTCATGGGAAGCTTGACGTTTGGTATTATAAGCACCTCTCGCAGGCTGGGAAAGAGGTATTGATAAAGTCTTCTGGCTCCTCGCTTTCGACCTTTGCTATGTCATGTTTTCGTCTCCCCAAATCTATCATTGACAAACTCACCAGCATGTTAGCGGCCTTTTGGTGGGGAGCTGAGCCTCATCAACGAAAGATTCATGGGTAGCATGGGAACGTTTGTGCCTTCCTAAGGACCAAGGTGGTCTTGGTTTCAGAGATCTTGAAGCTTTCAATCAAGCTATGTTGGCCAAACAAGCGTGGAAAGTATTATCTCAACCGGATTCGATGCTTGCGAGATTCCTGAAGAGTAGATACTTTCCTGATGGTGAATTTTTGTCAGCTCCCTTAGGTCTTAGGCCGTCTTACGCTTGGCGTAGTTTGTTGCATGGCAGAGAGCTTCTGACAAAAGGCATTATTCGCAGAGTGGGTAATGGACAAAAGACTAGAGTATGGATTGATAAATGGATTGATGATCCAGTGGAAGGTATGCGAGCTCCTGGATTAAGAACTACTTTTTCGATGTGAACCTGATTGCGAGCTCTCTGATTGATTCCTCTACTCGCTTGTGGAATCCAACGGCTCTGTGTGAAATATTTGTTCCAGGAGATGTTCAGATGCTGTTAAAGAATCAGCCAGCTGTGTTTAAAAGAGGATTTTTATTCTTGGAAGCTGACTCGAAGTGGTCAATTCTCTGTTAAAACGGCTTATATCTTAGCCTTTGAAGAGAAGACTAGACTATCTCAACCAGAAGCTTTTAACAACCTTCTATTAATCCGCTTAAAGAGAAGGTTTGGAAGGTCTTAACGGTTCCAAAAATCAAAGTTTTTCTGTGGAAAGCATTATAATGGTGGCCTATCTGTAGCGGAGCTATGGAAGCTAGAGGAGAGGAATGAAGGTGGACAGTGGATGTCAAGTATGTGGAGATCAACTGAATCTATCAATCACATTTCTTCGAATGTCCTCTTGCAAGACTCGTTTGGGCTATCTCAGGTATCCCCAATCCCGAAAATGGATTCCACCAA encodes the following:
- the LOC125595907 gene encoding uncharacterized protein LOC125595907, translating into MSVAMDRALMALSLDEEDEEPFTMPDRPGFTSIEENRLSIMGRSLNPECQRMSGLIITMPRKWQKEGKVRGIALSRERFQFIFNSEHDLLDVLEKGVQTYNEWAMVLERWVEYPPEDYLQFIPLWVRISYIPEEYYTTEALTTLGDMIGRVIVVAFDPLKPVTQDYIRVQVLFNVANPLKMSRVINRKGGKTATIHFDYEQLQKRCFTCKRLNHEKSICPIEIRKRQEESQARRNRAKVALQKAPAATLNLEDPLYGVLEESQVGLDQLSGRPRIAKEVMDEMRRYMLADTGEDRAIKVDKLRSTVKEAEADPRAQRSVLRLEAAPMVTSDLNKGKGLVFDYSEKSQKKVSFDLNVNPNKLMAGAFKAFKPQVTLSEPVLELGFFDDSSEASVHNPFFDSSTVFRVGSPEPRSSGTIKKSSYVRRRPPKGLRNKLSSGLMVQQFDDGEDRREGKQEMSSRKRKKVVQEMGGRSNNKAQCLKAIPSEGSPNAQ
- the LOC125595908 gene encoding uncharacterized protein LOC125595908; this encodes MDYGEITFFLSCIYGDPIIEGRNEVWERLNRIGTNRKEPWCLIGDFNEILNNEEKSGGPRRSEASFLPFADMLKNCGMEELSSRGDKLTWGGKRWNKWIQCALDRSFGNEEWFKIFPGSNQIFLEKRGSDHRPVWLNFYANHEAFKGQFRFDKKFLIQHDVKKQISIAWARNCNGRHQSVSQRIRNCRNALSRWKRQSVYNSQDKIRLLQERLEWMQSRDYPCFFMINIIKKDLIKAYKEEELFWKQKSRDKWMIHGDRCSKFFHSSVKTSRSRNLIDKLKDKNGKDQWSEGAKAEVAIDYFSTLFRSSNPRSYTPVLESMVPKVSDSMNDVLSRDISKEEVREAIFSIDPDSAPGPDGMTGLFFQRHWDLVGEQITSEIQEVFQTVSLPRDWNFTYICLLPKINDPEFMKDLRPISLCSVLYKSVSKILVRRLQPFLQDIISSNQSAFVRDRLISDNIVIAHEAVHALKRHHPISQEMMAVKTDMSKAYDRVEWSYLRSLMLALGFSLKWVDWVMMCVTSVSFAVLINDQPFGLINPQRGLRQGDPLSPFLFVLCTEGLTHLLNVAERNGLISGMQFSEEGPTISHLLFADDSLFLCKASVSEASVLQRILTFYGEATGQTINREKSSISFGDKVGEESRAAIQHTLGISNQGGASKYLGLPECFSGSKVDLFSYLKDKTHGKLDVWYYKHLSQAGKEDQGGLGFRDLEAFNQAMLAKQAWKVLSQPDSMLARFLKSRYFPDGEFLSAPLGLRPSYAWRSLLHGRELLTKGIIRRVGNGQKTRVWIDKWIDDPVEAELWKLEERNEGGQWMSSMWRSTESINHISSNVLLQDSFGLSQLSAEFGEESKVVPNSFRVWPWIFMVIIESEKRALVQRFYSNSFKCYVACPIKMTDECRRAFSNIQSRDQAKLVVILWALESMESHRMSHIIIAAGEFCEMFGAVERPQAWPSFLHLQVK